In Curtobacterium sp. L6-1, a genomic segment contains:
- the prmC gene encoding peptide chain release factor N(5)-glutamine methyltransferase has translation MREAAAALAAAAVPTPQVDAELLLAWATDTSRGAVQARAMTGGAIASEHVERFRHAVARRVTREPLQHVTGEAHFRALTLAVGPGVFVPRPETESVVQFGIDALRATAVPEPIAVDLGSGSGAIAIAMDTEVPNALVYAVERSPEALPWTRRNVDAHGGTVRLVEGDLADALPELDGRVSVVVSNPPYVPDDAVPIDPEVRDHDPALALYGGPDGLDAVRALTETAWRLLVPGGLVVVEHAEQQGAGVRAVLAAGGFRSPETHVDLTGRDRTTTATR, from the coding sequence CTGCGCGAGGCGGCCGCGGCGCTGGCCGCCGCGGCCGTCCCGACACCGCAGGTCGACGCGGAACTCCTGCTCGCCTGGGCGACCGACACCTCGCGCGGCGCGGTGCAGGCCCGGGCGATGACCGGGGGAGCGATCGCGTCCGAGCACGTCGAGCGCTTCCGGCACGCCGTCGCCCGCCGCGTCACCCGCGAGCCGTTGCAGCACGTCACGGGCGAGGCGCACTTCCGCGCGCTGACGCTCGCCGTCGGACCGGGTGTGTTCGTCCCGCGACCGGAGACCGAGTCCGTCGTGCAGTTCGGCATCGACGCGCTCCGTGCGACCGCGGTGCCGGAACCGATCGCGGTGGACCTCGGCTCGGGCAGTGGTGCGATCGCGATCGCGATGGACACCGAGGTCCCGAACGCCCTCGTGTACGCCGTCGAACGCTCGCCCGAGGCGCTGCCCTGGACCCGTCGGAACGTCGACGCCCACGGCGGGACGGTGCGGCTGGTCGAGGGCGACCTCGCCGACGCGCTGCCCGAGCTCGACGGCCGGGTGTCGGTCGTCGTGTCGAACCCGCCGTACGTCCCCGACGACGCCGTCCCGATCGATCCCGAGGTCCGTGACCACGACCCGGCGCTGGCGCTCTACGGCGGACCGGACGGCCTCGACGCCGTCCGCGCGCTCACCGAGACCGCGTGGCGACTGCTCGTGCCCGGCGGGCTCGTGGTCGTCGAACACGCCGAGCAGCAGGGCGCTGGGGTCCGGGCGGTCCTCGCCGCGGGGGGATTCCGCTCACCGGAGACCCACGTCGACCTCACTGGACGCGACCGCACGACCACCGCGACCCGCTGA
- the atpE gene encoding ATP synthase F0 subunit C, whose protein sequence is MDATTVLAEINGNIATVGYGLAAIGPAIGVGIVVGKTIESVARQPELQGRLTTLMYIGIAFTEALAFIGIATYFIFTA, encoded by the coding sequence GTGGACGCAACGACCGTTCTCGCGGAGATCAACGGCAACATCGCGACGGTTGGCTACGGCCTCGCTGCGATCGGTCCGGCCATCGGCGTCGGCATCGTCGTCGGCAAGACGATCGAGTCCGTCGCTCGCCAGCCCGAGCTCCAGGGCCGCCTGACCACCCTCATGTACATCGGTATCGCCTTCACCGAGGCCCTTGCCTTCATCGGCATCGCGACGTACTTCATCTTCACTGCGTAA
- a CDS encoding DUF4407 domain-containing protein — MTEPNALDHVRPVFRRILLQGAVLAAALALVGGVVGWFVAGGPGLTGGLIGAVMSVVFCGLTAVSVLLAIRFSGGQMVSGAFFGTIMGTFLVKFVLFIVVLVALKDRDWVDTPVLAVAIIVGVIGSLVIDVTVIARSRVPIGVSLPGDRTDAGDRDPAA, encoded by the coding sequence GTGACCGAACCGAACGCGCTCGACCACGTCCGGCCGGTGTTCCGCCGCATCCTCCTGCAGGGCGCCGTCCTCGCCGCCGCCCTCGCCCTGGTCGGCGGTGTCGTCGGCTGGTTCGTCGCCGGCGGACCCGGCCTGACCGGCGGGCTCATCGGCGCCGTGATGAGCGTCGTCTTCTGCGGGCTGACCGCCGTCAGCGTGCTGCTGGCGATCCGCTTCTCGGGCGGTCAGATGGTCTCCGGCGCCTTCTTCGGCACGATCATGGGCACCTTCCTGGTGAAGTTCGTGCTCTTCATCGTCGTGCTCGTCGCCCTCAAGGACCGCGACTGGGTCGACACGCCCGTGCTCGCGGTGGCGATCATCGTCGGGGTCATCGGATCCCTCGTGATCGACGTCACGGTCATCGCGCGGTCCCGCGTCCCCATCGGTGTGTCCCTGCCCGGAGACCGGACGGACGCTGGGGATCGCGACCCGGCAGCCTGA
- the thrB gene encoding homoserine kinase: MRVPATSANLGPGFDSLGLALSLYDEVDVRVREEPGATVTIDGVGAGEVATDDTNLVVRAVRRGFEHAGVLQPGLELHATNAVPHGRGLGSSAAAIVAGLMAARGLLAGVVDLDASTLLSLATEMEGHPDNVAPALFGGLTIAWMTADGPAYKRLLVHRGVSPVVFVPTSTLSTKLARSLQPTTVPHEDAAFNVSRSALLVAALIQSPELLLAATEDRLHQAYRASAMPETDALIGLLRQHGLAAVVSGAGPSLLVMGSDPAQRLTAAALVERHAQSDWRALMLAVDLGGATVGSHPTLEAELAEASTIPGRPPR; this comes from the coding sequence GTGCGCGTCCCGGCGACCTCGGCGAACCTGGGGCCGGGCTTCGACTCCCTCGGTCTCGCACTGTCCCTCTACGACGAGGTGGACGTGCGGGTGCGCGAGGAACCGGGCGCGACCGTCACGATCGACGGCGTCGGTGCCGGTGAGGTCGCGACCGACGACACGAACCTCGTCGTGCGCGCCGTCCGTCGTGGCTTCGAGCACGCCGGGGTCCTGCAGCCCGGGCTCGAGCTGCACGCCACCAACGCCGTCCCGCACGGCCGCGGCCTCGGGTCGTCCGCAGCCGCGATCGTCGCCGGCCTCATGGCGGCGCGCGGGCTGCTCGCCGGGGTCGTCGACCTCGACGCCTCGACCCTCCTGTCGCTCGCGACCGAGATGGAGGGGCACCCGGACAACGTCGCCCCGGCGCTGTTCGGGGGGCTGACGATCGCGTGGATGACCGCCGACGGCCCTGCGTACAAGCGCCTGCTCGTGCACCGCGGTGTCTCGCCGGTGGTGTTCGTGCCGACGTCGACGCTCTCCACGAAGCTCGCACGGTCCCTCCAGCCGACGACGGTGCCGCACGAGGACGCCGCGTTCAACGTGTCCCGCTCGGCCCTGCTCGTGGCGGCGCTCATCCAGAGCCCGGAGCTGCTCCTCGCCGCGACCGAGGACCGGCTCCACCAGGCCTACCGGGCGAGCGCGATGCCCGAGACGGACGCACTCATCGGACTGCTGCGCCAGCACGGCCTGGCGGCGGTCGTCTCGGGTGCCGGCCCGAGCCTCCTGGTGATGGGCAGCGACCCGGCACAGCGGTTGACGGCGGCCGCGCTCGTCGAGCGACACGCCCAGTCCGACTGGCGGGCGCTCATGCTGGCCGTCGACCTCGGTGGTGCTACAGTGGGGTCGCACCCGACGCTCGAAGCCGAACTCGCGGAGGCGTCGACCATCCCAGGTCGACCGCCACGCTGA
- a CDS encoding HAD family hydrolase encodes MNETPAPPLLFLFDMDDVLVRYDWKTRMAGLSELTGHDFAELRRRWWDSGNEQRAEAGHFADGDDYLAAFEEAMGCPVPEAEWARIRGAAMTELPDRVEAVRIAEQHGRVALLTNNGPLAGRWLHEWVPSLPPLFGEHLDTSSAFGARKPEPEVFRRVLEHHGVPAERTFFADDMPENVAGARSVGITAVLVEHDTDLRDAVRTFVAAHAATDAPVV; translated from the coding sequence GTGAACGAGACGCCCGCACCCCCACTCCTGTTCCTCTTCGACATGGACGACGTGCTCGTCCGCTACGACTGGAAGACCCGCATGGCCGGGCTGTCCGAACTGACCGGGCACGACTTCGCCGAGCTCCGCCGTCGCTGGTGGGACTCCGGCAACGAGCAGCGGGCCGAGGCGGGGCACTTCGCGGACGGCGACGACTACCTCGCCGCCTTCGAGGAGGCCATGGGCTGCCCGGTGCCCGAGGCCGAGTGGGCACGGATCCGCGGTGCCGCGATGACCGAGCTCCCCGACCGGGTCGAGGCGGTCCGCATCGCCGAGCAGCACGGCCGCGTCGCGCTCCTGACGAACAACGGTCCTTTGGCCGGGCGCTGGCTGCACGAGTGGGTGCCGTCGCTGCCGCCGCTGTTCGGTGAGCACCTGGACACCTCGAGCGCGTTCGGCGCCCGGAAGCCCGAGCCGGAGGTCTTCCGCCGCGTCCTCGAGCACCACGGTGTCCCGGCCGAGCGGACGTTCTTCGCCGACGACATGCCCGAGAACGTCGCGGGCGCCCGGAGCGTCGGCATCACGGCCGTGCTCGTCGAGCACGACACGGACCTGCGGGACGCGGTCCGCACCTTCGTCGCCGCCCACGCCGCGACGGACGCACCGGTCGTCTGA
- a CDS encoding L-threonylcarbamoyladenylate synthase: MASRYDCSDPDGLLTGMRLARTALGRGELVVVPTDTVYGVAADAFSAQAVQRLLDAKGRTRQSPPPVLIPGVATLDALASEVPEQVRRLVDEFWPGGLTVILRAQPSLDWDLGETRGTVALRMPDSRIALELLHEVGPLAVSSANSTGDPAAMDVDAAEQMLGDSVSVYLDGGALPPHDGSAASTGSTIVDATGLAAGEGLRIVRHGVIPDDEIRRVVGDDLVL; this comes from the coding sequence ATGGCTTCCCGATACGACTGCTCCGATCCCGACGGGCTCCTGACCGGCATGCGGCTCGCGCGAACCGCCCTCGGTCGCGGTGAACTCGTCGTCGTCCCCACCGACACCGTGTACGGCGTCGCGGCGGACGCCTTCAGCGCGCAGGCCGTCCAGCGCCTCCTCGACGCGAAGGGACGCACCCGCCAGTCGCCGCCGCCGGTCCTCATCCCGGGCGTGGCGACCCTCGACGCGCTCGCGAGCGAGGTGCCCGAACAGGTGCGCCGGCTCGTCGACGAGTTCTGGCCGGGCGGGCTGACCGTGATCCTCCGCGCGCAGCCGTCGCTCGACTGGGACCTGGGGGAGACGCGGGGGACCGTGGCGCTCCGCATGCCGGACTCGCGCATCGCCCTCGAGCTCCTGCACGAGGTCGGGCCGCTCGCGGTGTCCTCCGCGAACTCGACCGGCGACCCGGCGGCGATGGACGTCGACGCCGCCGAGCAGATGCTCGGCGACAGCGTCTCGGTCTACCTCGACGGCGGCGCACTGCCCCCGCACGACGGCTCGGCCGCGTCGACCGGCTCGACGATCGTCGACGCGACCGGTCTCGCCGCGGGGGAGGGCCTGCGCATCGTCCGCCACGGGGTCATCCCGGACGACGAGATCAGACGGGTCGTCGGGGACGACCTCGTCCTGTGA
- a CDS encoding F0F1 ATP synthase subunit B, translating into MQTALILAAEETHNPLIPEIYDIVWSAVAFVIIFLVMWRVVTPRITKMLDERTEAIEGGIKKAEAAQQQAAAALDEYNKQLADARAEASRIREQARADATAIGNEVREQATADAARITANAQAQIEAERQSALQSLRTEVGTLALDLASGVIGESLQDDAKATAVVDRFLADLESSKGVQTAAGTEH; encoded by the coding sequence ATGCAGACTGCACTCATCCTGGCGGCGGAGGAGACCCACAATCCGCTGATCCCAGAGATCTACGACATCGTGTGGTCAGCGGTCGCCTTCGTCATCATCTTCCTCGTGATGTGGCGTGTCGTCACGCCGCGGATCACGAAGATGCTCGATGAGCGCACCGAGGCCATCGAGGGCGGCATCAAGAAGGCCGAAGCCGCCCAGCAACAGGCCGCTGCTGCGCTCGACGAGTACAACAAGCAGCTGGCGGACGCGCGTGCCGAGGCATCGCGCATCCGTGAGCAGGCCCGTGCCGACGCCACCGCGATCGGCAACGAGGTCCGCGAGCAGGCGACGGCCGATGCAGCACGCATCACCGCCAACGCCCAGGCACAGATCGAGGCCGAGCGCCAGAGCGCGCTCCAGTCGCTCCGCACCGAGGTCGGCACGCTCGCGCTCGACCTCGCGTCGGGTGTCATCGGCGAGTCCCTCCAGGACGACGCCAAGGCGACCGCTGTCGTCGACCGCTTCCTCGCCGACCTCGAGTCGTCGAAGGGCGTCCAGACGGCTGCCGGAACGGAGCACTGA
- the atpB gene encoding F0F1 ATP synthase subunit A has product MRAPTQETALLSHALPLSLIAAGNTVAAGSSKAAEFHGPSINEFFPDPIFFAGTAFEMDRIVLIRFFAVAVLLVFAFAGTRALKLVPNRGQAFIEYAFDVVRRNTFDNLGEKDGKRFLPLLATIFFGVLFMNLTGLIPAMNIAGTSRIAMPMILAIVAYVAFIYAGLRKHPGTFLRNALFPPGVPWPLYIIVTPIELVSTFVLRPVTLTLRLLMNMVVGHLLLVLFFSATWFFFFDAESLFKLFGVGTLAFGIAFSFFEVLVGLLQAYVFMLLTAVYIQLALADEH; this is encoded by the coding sequence GTGCGCGCCCCGACACAGGAGACAGCGCTGCTATCCCACGCTCTTCCCCTGTCCCTCATCGCTGCGGGTAACACCGTCGCGGCGGGGAGCAGCAAGGCCGCCGAGTTCCATGGTCCGTCGATCAACGAGTTCTTCCCGGACCCGATCTTCTTCGCCGGTACTGCGTTCGAGATGGACCGCATCGTCCTCATCCGCTTCTTCGCGGTGGCCGTGCTCCTCGTCTTCGCCTTCGCCGGAACTCGCGCGCTCAAGCTGGTCCCCAACCGTGGACAGGCCTTTATCGAGTACGCCTTCGACGTCGTCCGTCGGAACACCTTCGACAACCTGGGCGAGAAGGACGGCAAGCGCTTCCTGCCGCTCCTCGCGACGATCTTCTTCGGCGTCCTGTTCATGAACCTCACCGGTCTCATCCCGGCCATGAACATCGCCGGTACCAGCCGCATCGCGATGCCGATGATCCTGGCGATCGTCGCCTACGTCGCCTTCATCTACGCGGGTCTGCGCAAGCACCCGGGTACGTTCCTCCGGAACGCGCTCTTCCCGCCCGGGGTCCCGTGGCCGCTGTACATCATCGTGACGCCAATCGAGCTCGTCTCGACCTTCGTCCTGCGTCCGGTCACGCTGACGCTGCGACTGCTGATGAACATGGTCGTCGGGCACCTGCTCCTCGTCCTGTTCTTCTCGGCGACGTGGTTCTTCTTCTTCGACGCGGAGAGCCTCTTCAAGTTGTTCGGTGTCGGGACGCTCGCGTTCGGCATCGCCTTCAGCTTCTTCGAAGTCCTCGTCGGGTTGCTCCAGGCGTACGTCTTCATGCTGCTGACGGCCGTCTACATCCAGCTCGCGCTGGCTGACGAGCACTGA
- a CDS encoding MraY family glycosyltransferase, giving the protein MKFYLLAGVISAVVSFLVSWLVWKLGIKYRWYPKVRERDVHRTPTPRLGGIAMFLGVIVSLLCAWFLFPAIAGQDYFRLVFAEPGRVIAVLAGATIIVVLGVADDIWDLDWMTKLAGQIIAAGILAWQGVAIVSLPIGNTLGVGSSYMSLIFTVLAVVLVMNAVNFIDGLDGLVAGVAIIAGGVFFLYTFFINRVVVETEFFFNLPSLLTAVLVGACAGFLVLNWHPAKLFMGDAGALLVGFLMATSAVSITGNIDPAAVRTRTDLLPAFIPILLPFAILVVPILDFGLAVIRRVSAGKSPFSADRKHLHHRLLDMGHSHFHAVLIFYAWTAVVAFGCLLFLFVNWWWVAAFVAVGFTVCAIVTFAPLGRKRVEIAAQTTAGRGARFDASHDPLDAAAAVHDPQPRPQTRSTSGDPS; this is encoded by the coding sequence GTGAAGTTCTACCTGCTCGCGGGGGTCATCTCGGCGGTCGTGAGCTTCCTGGTCAGCTGGCTCGTCTGGAAGCTCGGGATCAAGTACCGGTGGTACCCGAAAGTCCGTGAGCGGGACGTGCACCGCACGCCGACGCCGCGGCTCGGTGGGATCGCGATGTTCCTCGGCGTGATCGTCTCGCTGCTCTGCGCGTGGTTCCTGTTCCCCGCCATCGCGGGGCAGGACTACTTCCGGCTGGTGTTCGCCGAGCCGGGGCGGGTGATCGCCGTGCTGGCGGGCGCGACGATCATCGTGGTGCTCGGTGTCGCCGACGACATCTGGGACCTCGACTGGATGACGAAGCTCGCCGGGCAGATCATCGCGGCGGGGATCCTGGCGTGGCAGGGCGTCGCGATCGTGTCGCTGCCGATCGGGAACACGCTCGGCGTCGGCTCGTCCTACATGAGCCTGATCTTCACCGTGCTCGCGGTCGTCCTGGTGATGAACGCCGTCAACTTCATCGACGGACTGGACGGTCTGGTCGCGGGGGTCGCGATCATCGCCGGCGGGGTGTTCTTCCTCTACACGTTCTTCATCAACCGCGTGGTCGTCGAGACCGAGTTCTTCTTCAACCTGCCGTCGCTGCTGACCGCGGTGCTCGTCGGGGCCTGTGCCGGCTTCCTCGTGCTCAACTGGCACCCCGCCAAGCTCTTCATGGGGGATGCCGGAGCGCTCCTGGTCGGGTTCCTCATGGCCACCAGCGCGGTGTCGATCACGGGCAACATCGACCCCGCGGCCGTCCGGACCCGGACCGACCTGCTGCCGGCGTTCATCCCGATCCTGCTGCCCTTCGCGATCCTGGTCGTCCCGATCCTCGACTTCGGGCTCGCGGTCATCCGCCGGGTCAGCGCCGGCAAGTCGCCCTTCTCGGCCGACCGGAAGCACCTGCACCACCGGCTGCTCGACATGGGGCACTCGCACTTCCACGCGGTGCTCATCTTCTACGCGTGGACGGCGGTCGTCGCCTTCGGGTGCCTGCTCTTCCTCTTCGTCAACTGGTGGTGGGTCGCGGCCTTCGTCGCCGTCGGCTTCACGGTGTGCGCCATCGTCACCTTCGCGCCGCTCGGCCGGAAGCGCGTCGAGATCGCCGCGCAGACCACGGCCGGTCGCGGGGCGCGCTTCGACGCCAGCCACGACCCGCTCGACGCCGCCGCGGCCGTCCACGACCCGCAGCCCCGCCCACAGACCCGCTCGACCTCTGGAGACCCCTCGTGA
- the prfA gene encoding peptide chain release factor 1, with protein sequence MFESVAGLLAEHEELTQQLSDPALHADPARAKKVNRRYAELSQIKNAHEAWLAAGDDLAAARELAREDEAFADEVPGLEEQLAERQERLRRLLIPRDPDDGRDVIMEIKGGEGGEESALFAADLLRMYSHYAESKGWKVEMLERTESDLGGYKDVQVAIKSNTTDPSQGVWAHLKYEGGVHRVQRVPATESQGRIHTSTTGVLVFPEVDEPEEVAINQNDLKIDVYRSSGPGGQSVNTTDSAVRITHLPTGITVAMQNEKSQLQNREAGMRVLRARILAKQQEELDALASDARKSQIRGMDRSERIRTYNFPENRIADHRTGYKAYDLDRVMNGALEPVVQSAIRADEEARLAAIGDQDA encoded by the coding sequence GTGTTCGAGTCGGTGGCAGGGCTGCTGGCGGAACACGAGGAACTGACGCAGCAGCTGTCGGACCCCGCGCTCCACGCCGACCCGGCCCGGGCGAAGAAGGTCAACCGGCGGTACGCCGAACTCAGCCAGATCAAGAACGCCCACGAGGCCTGGCTGGCGGCGGGGGACGACCTCGCCGCCGCCCGGGAGCTCGCGCGTGAGGACGAGGCGTTCGCGGACGAGGTGCCCGGGCTCGAGGAGCAGCTGGCCGAGCGCCAGGAGCGTCTCCGCCGGCTCCTCATCCCGCGCGACCCGGACGACGGGCGCGACGTCATCATGGAGATCAAGGGCGGTGAGGGCGGCGAGGAGTCGGCGCTGTTCGCGGCGGACCTGCTCCGGATGTACTCGCACTACGCCGAGTCCAAGGGCTGGAAGGTCGAGATGCTCGAGCGCACCGAGTCCGACCTCGGTGGCTACAAGGACGTCCAGGTCGCGATCAAGTCGAACACGACCGACCCGTCCCAGGGCGTCTGGGCGCACCTGAAGTACGAGGGCGGCGTGCACCGCGTCCAGCGTGTCCCGGCGACCGAGTCGCAGGGGCGCATCCACACGTCGACGACCGGTGTGCTCGTCTTCCCCGAGGTGGACGAGCCGGAGGAGGTCGCGATCAACCAGAACGACCTGAAGATCGACGTCTACCGGTCCTCCGGTCCCGGCGGGCAGTCGGTCAACACGACCGACTCCGCGGTGCGCATCACGCACCTCCCGACGGGCATCACGGTCGCGATGCAGAACGAGAAGTCCCAGCTGCAGAACCGGGAGGCCGGCATGCGCGTCCTGCGTGCCCGCATCCTGGCGAAGCAGCAGGAGGAGCTCGACGCCCTGGCCTCGGACGCCCGGAAGTCGCAGATCCGCGGGATGGACCGGTCGGAGCGCATCCGCACGTACAACTTCCCGGAGAACCGGATCGCGGACCACCGCACCGGCTACAAGGCGTACGACCTCGACCGCGTGATGAACGGTGCGCTCGAGCCCGTCGTCCAGTCCGCCATCCGTGCGGACGAAGAGGCACGACTGGCCGCCATCGGCGACCAGGACGCCTGA
- a CDS encoding F0F1 ATP synthase subunit delta, translating to MRSATREAMTSTRAVLADLGGAVDLHVGSEIFAAGRAIARAPQLLNLLADPTADTAGKKVLIDRVFAGQTDASRAVLTAVAGSRWSSQGDLLAGIEDAGVRAVAATADQSTSIEAELFAFETAVRSDAGLELALGTKLGSADQKGSLAERLLGGKVSAQTITIVSNLVQQPRGRRIGEIVRDASRIVADQADKLVATVITAVPLSDEQAARVARGIGERYGRDISVNQVVDPAVLGGVRVQVGGDVIDGTVASRLADLRLQLAR from the coding sequence ATGCGCAGCGCCACCCGCGAAGCGATGACGTCCACCCGGGCGGTCCTCGCCGACCTCGGCGGCGCCGTCGACCTGCACGTCGGGTCGGAGATCTTCGCCGCCGGGCGAGCGATCGCCCGTGCGCCGCAGCTGCTCAACCTGCTCGCCGACCCGACGGCGGACACCGCCGGCAAGAAGGTCCTCATCGACCGCGTCTTCGCCGGTCAGACCGACGCCTCGCGCGCCGTGCTGACCGCGGTGGCCGGCTCGCGCTGGTCGTCGCAGGGTGACCTGCTCGCCGGCATCGAGGACGCCGGCGTCCGCGCCGTGGCAGCGACGGCGGACCAGTCGACCTCGATCGAGGCCGAACTGTTCGCCTTCGAGACCGCGGTGCGCTCGGACGCCGGACTCGAGCTCGCGCTCGGGACCAAGCTGGGCAGCGCCGACCAGAAGGGCTCGCTCGCCGAGCGCCTGCTGGGCGGCAAGGTGTCCGCGCAGACGATCACCATCGTGTCGAACCTGGTGCAGCAGCCTCGTGGCCGTCGCATCGGTGAGATCGTGCGGGACGCCTCGCGGATCGTCGCCGACCAGGCCGACAAGCTCGTCGCCACGGTCATCACGGCGGTCCCGCTGTCCGACGAGCAGGCGGCTCGCGTCGCCCGCGGTATCGGAGAGCGGTACGGCCGGGACATCAGTGTCAACCAGGTCGTCGACCCCGCCGTGCTCGGCGGAGTCCGGGTGCAGGTCGGCGGCGACGTCATCGACGGCACCGTCGCGTCCCGACTCGCCGACCTCCGTCTCCAGCTCGCACGCTGA
- the rho gene encoding transcription termination factor Rho: MTDVTTSTGSVEIPTDLRALRLPELQRIASSLGITGLSKLRKGDLIASIEDKRPAEAPATVTPTLDGAGTGTPVADEAQPAAQQAPAEQADAPAQPAAEAPARGRRNRRATSGGTVTAEPTSAAAHTNAGHTGTEDLLAGLDQVRAEKDAQEAAQSGQRRGRGRQAQQADGQEARGGATAEAESPVADVVEQDQDATQQDDGQQADQGEQGEGGARRGRRSRGRGRGRGQNADQAENGQGSQNGQQAEVDKGEPKQQQQQGGKQQNADKGDQKQNGQQKQADQQRGDQQRGDQRADQQRAAEQEAENGRTRRQRDRKRGRGGQNDEFEPEVTEDDVLIPIAGILDVLDNYAFVRTTGYLPGPEDVYVSLGQVKKYHLRKGDAVVGAIKQPRDNEQQSRQKYNALVKIDTVNGQTADEAASRVDFQDLTPLYPNERLRLETEPAKTSTRIIDLVSPIGKGQRGLIVSPPKAGKTVVLQAIANAVAKNNPEAHLMVVLVDERPEEVTDMQRTVKGEVIASTFDRPAEDHTTVAELAIERAKRLVELGHDVVVLLDSITRLGRAYNLATPPSGRVLSGGVDSAALYPVKRFFGAARNIENGGSLTILATALVETGSKMDEVIFEEFKGTGNMELRLNRHLADKRIFPAVDINASGTRREEQLLSADEVAITWRLRRALAGLDPQQALDVVLRNLKETQSNVEFLVQIQKSVPATNGHHGNGHQE, from the coding sequence GTGACCGACGTCACCACCTCCACCGGTTCGGTGGAGATCCCCACTGACCTGCGCGCGCTCCGTCTCCCGGAGCTCCAGCGCATCGCCTCGTCCCTCGGGATCACGGGGCTCTCGAAGCTCCGCAAGGGCGACCTCATCGCCTCCATCGAGGACAAGCGTCCGGCCGAGGCACCCGCCACGGTCACGCCGACCCTCGACGGTGCCGGCACCGGGACGCCGGTGGCGGACGAGGCCCAGCCCGCCGCGCAGCAGGCGCCGGCCGAGCAGGCCGACGCCCCGGCGCAGCCGGCCGCCGAGGCCCCGGCCCGCGGACGCCGGAACCGCCGCGCCACCTCCGGTGGCACGGTCACGGCCGAGCCCACGAGCGCGGCCGCGCACACCAACGCCGGACACACCGGCACCGAGGACCTGCTCGCCGGCCTCGACCAGGTCCGCGCCGAGAAGGACGCGCAGGAAGCCGCGCAGTCCGGGCAGCGCCGCGGCCGCGGCCGCCAGGCGCAGCAGGCCGACGGCCAGGAGGCCCGTGGCGGCGCCACCGCCGAGGCCGAGTCGCCCGTCGCCGACGTCGTCGAGCAGGACCAGGACGCGACGCAGCAGGACGACGGCCAGCAGGCCGACCAGGGCGAGCAGGGCGAGGGCGGCGCACGCCGCGGCCGTCGCAGCCGTGGCCGCGGGCGCGGTCGCGGGCAGAACGCCGACCAGGCCGAGAACGGCCAGGGCAGCCAGAACGGCCAGCAGGCCGAGGTCGACAAGGGCGAGCCGAAGCAGCAGCAGCAGCAGGGCGGCAAGCAGCAGAACGCCGACAAGGGCGACCAGAAGCAGAACGGTCAGCAGAAGCAGGCCGACCAGCAGCGTGGCGACCAGCAGCGCGGCGACCAGCGTGCCGACCAGCAGCGTGCCGCCGAGCAGGAGGCCGAGAACGGCCGGACCCGCCGGCAGCGTGACCGCAAGCGCGGCCGCGGCGGCCAGAACGACGAGTTCGAGCCCGAGGTCACCGAGGACGACGTCCTCATCCCGATCGCCGGCATCCTCGACGTGCTCGACAACTACGCCTTCGTGCGCACCACCGGCTACCTGCCGGGGCCGGAGGACGTCTACGTCTCGCTCGGCCAGGTGAAGAAGTACCACCTGCGCAAGGGCGACGCGGTCGTCGGCGCGATCAAGCAGCCGCGCGACAACGAGCAGCAGAGCCGCCAGAAGTACAACGCGCTGGTCAAGATCGACACGGTCAACGGCCAGACCGCCGACGAGGCCGCGAGCCGCGTCGACTTCCAGGACCTCACCCCGCTCTACCCGAACGAGCGCCTGCGCCTCGAGACCGAGCCCGCGAAGACCTCCACGCGGATCATCGACCTCGTGTCGCCGATCGGCAAGGGCCAGCGCGGCCTCATCGTGTCCCCGCCGAAGGCCGGCAAGACCGTCGTGCTGCAGGCGATCGCGAACGCCGTCGCGAAGAACAACCCCGAGGCGCACCTCATGGTCGTGCTCGTGGACGAGCGGCCCGAAGAGGTCACCGACATGCAGCGCACGGTGAAGGGCGAGGTCATCGCCTCCACCTTCGACCGTCCCGCCGAGGACCACACCACGGTCGCCGAGCTCGCGATCGAGCGCGCGAAGCGCCTGGTCGAGCTCGGCCACGACGTCGTCGTGCTGCTCGACTCGATCACCCGCCTGGGTCGCGCCTACAACCTGGCCACCCCGCCGTCGGGCCGCGTGCTCTCCGGTGGCGTCGACTCGGCCGCGCTCTACCCGGTCAAGCGCTTCTTCGGCGCCGCGCGCAACATCGAGAACGGCGGCTCGCTCACCATCCTCGCCACGGCGCTCGTCGAGACCGGGTCGAAGATGGACGAGGTGATCTTCGAGGAGTTCAAGGGCACCGGCAACATGGAGCTCCGCCTCAACCGGCACCTCGCCGACAAGCGAATCTTCCCCGCCGTCGACATCAACGCGTCCGGCACCCGTCGCGAGGAGCAGCTGCTCTCCGCCGACGAGGTGGCGATCACGTGGCGTCTCCGTCGTGCCCTCGCCGGGCTCGACCCGCAGCAGGCGCTCGACGTCGTGCTCCGGAACCTCAAGGAGACCCAGTCGAACGTCGAGTTCCTCGTCCAGATCCAGAAGTCGGTGCCGGCGACCAACGGTCACCACGGCAACGGCCACCAGGAGTAA